The following are encoded in a window of Anoplopoma fimbria isolate UVic2021 breed Golden Eagle Sablefish chromosome 3, Afim_UVic_2022, whole genome shotgun sequence genomic DNA:
- the LOC129089335 gene encoding mucin-2-like, translated as MACRESRGSKILLCLALLVVASSFSHNARLTKLKALGILRGNSTRHKSQSKGIDVHYGRLLIGQNNYLQGDKLRGSKATKNFLDVDTDYQEDIGWGEHMQLQGRGDGRKAASAAVERLLKMEPKVECTGDSMKLQVQDAASTPGSLFFVDRGSLLSPLPLSKLPQSCGYTIRATLRDLVLVAPYDGCFVTPEEDRYVLPLRWWGLPVRMSCPLMRQSSPNPPMVTCHAQGMVVETGWTVSVANIHVNLAGNLELLMKASHRCGFSVVVHPEGVVISFRYAPCLEKRNGMYTLQLTGEGETKISCPSLSLAQTEHKTPTDGPKLQTETPSKGENPFLPQPSTLAPMDQVKQPLGQLQTEGSNPESPGNLSPTVLAPENQEPLQPEAPWGQFQQPFYPQPQPEKPTAAPKPPQPEAPWGQVQQPFYPYYPQPEPEKPTAAPKPPQPEAPQGQVQQLFYPFYPYYPQPEPEKPTDAPKPPQPEVPRGQVQQLFYPFYPQPEPEKPTDAPKPTQPEAPRGQVQQPYYPQPEPGKPTDAPKPPQPEVPRGQVQQLFYPYYPQPEPEKPTAAPKPTQPEVPRGQVKQPFYPYYPQPEPGKPTDAPKPTQPEAPRGQVQQPYYPQPEPGKPTDAPKPPQPEVPRGQVQQLFYPYYPQPEPEKPTAAPKPTQPEVPRGQVKQPFYPYYPQPEPGKPTDAPKPTQPEAPRGQVQQPFYPYYPQPEPGKPTDAPKPTQPEAPRGQVQQPFYPYYPQPEPGKPIDAPKPTQPEAPRGQVQQPFYPYYPQPEPGKPTDAPKPTQPEAPRGQVQQPFYPYYPQPEPGKPTDAPKPTQPEVPRGQVQQLFYPQPEPEKPTDAPKPTQPEAPRGQVQQPFYPYYPQPEPGKPTDAPKPTQPEAPRGQVQQPFYPYYPQPEPGKPTDAPKPPQPEVPRGQVQQLFYPYYPQPEPEKPTAAPKPTQPEVPRGQVQQLFYPQPEPEKPTDAPKPTQPEAPRGQVQQPFYPYYPQPEPGKPTDAPKPTQPEAPRGQVQQPFYPYYPQPEPGKPTDAPKPTQPEAPRGQVQQPFYPYYPQPEPEPEPGKPTDAPKPPQPEAPRGQVQQPFYPYYPQPEPGKPTDAPKPPQPEAPRGQVQQPFYPFYPQPEPGKPTDAPKPTQPEAPRGQCSSPSTPTTLSQSLESQLMLQSLHNLKPLGAKCSSPSTPTTLSQSLESQLMRQSLHNLKPPGAKCSSPSTPTTLSQSLESQLMLQSLHNLKPLGAKCSSPSTPTTLSQSLESQLMLQSLHNLKCLGAKCSSSSTPSTLSQSQKSQLMLQSLHNLKCLGAKCSSPSTPTTLSQNLESQLMLQSLHNLKCLGAKCSSSSTPSILSQSQKSQLMLQSLHNLKPLGAKCSSPSTPTTLSQSLESQLMRQSLHNLKCLRAKCSSSSTPSTLSQSLKSQLMLQSLHNLKCLGAKCSSSSTPTTLPLKSQFKVNSFPLSNLQRAKCITFLTNIKTPQELPFHNLVLKA; from the exons aTGGCGTGTAGAGAGAGCAGGGGCAGTAAGATTTTGCTATGTTTAGCACTTTTAGTTGTTGCCAGTTCATTTTCCCATAATGCTCGATTGACAAAACTTAAAGCATTGGGTATATTAAGAGGAAACTCGACACGTCACAAAAGTCAATCCAAAGGAATTGATGTGCACTACGGTAGACTCTTAATAGGGCAAAATAATTATCTGCAAGGTGATAAACTGAGGGGGTCCAAGGCCACAAAGAACTTCCTGGATGTTGATACAGACTATCAAGAGGACATTG gttggggtGAGCACATGCAACTTCAAGGACGAGGAGATGGCAGAAAGGCAGCGAGTGCTGCAGTAGAACGTCTCCTTAAAATGGAACCAAAGGTTGAATGTACGGGAGACTCCATGAAGCTTCAAGTCCAAGATGCTGCTTCTACCCCTGGATCTCTGTTCTTTGTGGACAGGG GAAGTCTCCTGTCTCCCCTGCCGCTGTCCAAGTTGCCACAAAGCTGTGGTTACACAATCAGGGCTACACTGAGAGATCTGGTCTTAGTTGCTCCTTATGACGGTTGCTTTGTCACTCCTGAG GAGGATAGATACGTTCTTCCACTGCGTTGGTGGGGGTTACCAGTCAGGATGTCATGCCCTTTGATGAGGCAGTCTTCACCTAACCCGCCGATGGTCACCTGCCATGCTCAGGGTATGGTTGTGGAAACGGGATGGACTGTATCCGTTGCGAACATTCACGTAAATT TGGCTGGTAACTTGGAGCTACTGATGAAGGCTTCACACAGATGTGGTTTCAGTGTAGTTGTACATCCTGAAGGTGTGGTCATCTCTTTTCGCTATGCACCCTGCCTGGAGAAAAGG AATGGAATGTATACCCTTCAATTGACTGGAGAGGGAGAAACAAAAATTTCCTGTCCATCACTGTCACTAGCTCAAACTGAACACAAAACGCCCACCGATGGTCCAAAACTGCAAACTGAAACTCCAAGCAAAGGAGAAAATCCATTTTTGCCTCAGCCATCCACGTTAGCTCCAATGGACCAAGTCAAACAACCTCTTGGCCAATTGCAAACTGAAGGCTCAAATCCTGAAAGCCCTGGGAATTTGTCACCTACTGTACTTGCTCCAGAGAACCAAGAGCCACTGCAACCTGAAGCCCCTTGGGGTCAATTCCAGCAGCCCTTCTACCCTCAGCCACAGCCAGAAAAGCCAACTGCTGCTCCAAAGCCTCCACAACCGGAAGCCCCTTGGGGCCAAGTGCAGCAGCCCTTCTACCCCTACTACCCTCAGCCAGAGCCAGAAAAGCCAACTGCTGCTCCAAAGCCTCCACAACCTGAAGCCCCTCAGGGCCAAGTGCAGCagctcttctaccctttctaccCCTACTACCCTCAGCCAGAGCCTGAAAAGCCAACTGATGCTCCAAAGCCTCCACAACCTGAAGTGCCTCGGGGCCAAGTGCAGCAGCTCTTCTACCCCTTCTACCCTCAGCCAGAGCCAGAAAAGCCAACTGATGCTCCAAAGCCTACACAACCTGAAGCCCCTCGGGGCCAAGTGCAGCAGCCCTACTACCCTCAGCCAGAGCCTGGAAAGCCAACTGATGCTCCAAAGCCTCCACAACCTGAAGTGCCTCGGGGCCAAGTGCAGCAGCTCTTCTACCCCTACTACCCTCAGCCAGAGCCAGAAAAGCCAACTGCTGCTCCAAAGCCTACACAACCTGAAGTGCCCCGGGGCCAAGTGAAGCAGCCCTTCTACCCCTACTACCCTCAGCCAGAGCCTGGAAAGCCAACTGATGCTCCAAAGCCTACACAACCTGAAGCCCCTCGGGGACAAGTGCAGCAGCCCTACTACCCTCAGCCAGAGCCTGGAAAGCCAACTGATGCTCCAAAGCCTCCACAACCTGAAGTGCCTCGGGGCCAAGTGCAGCAGCTCTTCTACCCCTACTACCCTCAGCCAGAGCCAGAAAAGCCAACTGCTGCTCCAAAGCCTACACAACCTGAAGTGCCCCGGGGCCAAGTGAAGCAGCCCTTCTACCCCTACTACCCTCAACCAGAGCCTGGAAAGCCAACTGATGCTCCAAAGCCTACACAACCTGAAGCCCCTCGGGGCCAAGTGCAGCAGCCCTTCTACCCCTACTACCCTCAGCCAGAGCCTGGAAAGCCAACTGATGCTCCAAAGCCTACACAACCTGAAGCCCCTCGGGGCCAAGTGCAGCAGCCCTTCTACCCCTACTACCCTCAGCCAGAGCCTGGAAAGCCAATTGATGCTCCAAAGCCTACACAACCTGAAGCCCCCCGGGGCCAAGTGCAGCAGCCCTTCTACCCCTACTACCCTCAGCCAGAGCCTGGAAAGCCAACTGATGCTCCAAAGCCTACACAACCTGAAGCCCCTCGGGGCCAAGTGCAGCAGCCCTTCTACCCCTACTACCCTCAGCCAGAGCCTGGAAAGCCAACTGATGCTCCAAAGCCTACACAACCTGAAGTGCCTCGGGGCCAAGTGCAGCAGCTCTTCTACCCTCAGCCAGAGCCAGAAAAGCCAACTGATGCTCCAAAGCCTACACAACCTGAAGCCCCCCGGGGCCAAGTGCAGCAGCCCTTCTACCCCTACTACCCTCAGCCAGAGCCTGGAAAGCCAACTGATGCTCCAAAGCCTACACAACCTGAAGCCCCTCGGGGCCAAGTGCAGCAGCCCTTCTACCCCTACTACCCTCAGCCAGAGCCTGGAAAGCCAACTGATGCTCCAAAGCCTCCACAACCTGAAGTGCCTCGGGGCCAAGTGCAGCAGCTCTTCTACCCCTACTACCCTCAGCCAGAGCCAGAAAAGCCAACTGCTGCTCCAAAGCCTACACAACCTGAAGTGCCTCGGGGCCAAGTGCAGCAGCTCTTCTACCCTCAGCCAGAGCCAGAAAAGCCAACTGATGCTCCAAAGCCTACACAACCTGAAGCCCCCCGGGGCCAAGTGCAGCAGCCCTTCTACCCCTACTACCCTCAGCCAGAGCCTGGAAAGCCAACTGATGCTCCAAAGCCTACACAACCTGAAGCCCCTCGGGGCCAAGTGCAGCAGCCCTTCTACCCCTACTACCCTCAGCCAGAGCCTGGAAAGCCAACTGATGCTCCAAAGCCTACACAACCTGAAGCCCCTCGGGGCCAAGTGCAGCAGCCCTTCTACCCCTACTACCCTCAGCCAGAACCTGAA CCAGAGCCTGGAAAGCCAACTGATGCTCCAAAGCCTCCACAACCTGAAGCCCCCCGGGGCCAAGTGCAGCAGCCCTTCTACCCCTACTACCCTCAGCCAGAGCCTGGAAAGCCAACTGATGCTCCAAAGCCTCCACAACCTGAAGCCCCCCGGGGCCAAGTGCAGCAGCCCTTCTACCCCTTCTACCCTCAGCCAGAGCCTGGAAAGCCAACTGATGCTCCAAAGCCTACACAACCTGAAGCCCCTCGGGGCCAGTGCAGCAGCCCTTCTACCCCTACTACCCTCAGCCAGAGCCTGGAAAGCCAACTGATGCTCCAAAGCCTACACAACCTGAAGCCCCTCGGGGCCAAGTGCAGCAGCCCTTCTACCCCTACTACCCTCAGCCAGAGCCTGGAAAGCCAACTGATGCGCCAAAGCCTACACAACCTGAAGCCCCCCGGGGCCAAGTGCAGCAGCCCTTCTACCCCTACTACCCTCAGCCAGAGCCTGGAAAGCCAACTGATGCTCCAAAGCCTACACAACCTGAAGCCCCTCGGGGCCAAGTGCAGCAGCCCTTCTACCCCTACTACCCTCAGCCAGAGCCTGGAAAGCCAACTGATGCTCCAAAGCCTCCACAACCTGAAGTGCCTCGGGGCCAAGTGCAGCAGCTCTTCTACCCCTTCTACCCTCAGCCAGAGCCAGAAAAGCCAACTGATGCTCCAAAGCCTACACAACCTGAAGTGCCTCGGGGCCAAGTGCAGCAGCCCTTCTACCCCTACTACCCTCAGCCAGAACCTGGAAAGCCAACTGATGCTCCAAAGCCTCCACAACCTGAAGTGCCTCGGGGCCAAGTGCAGCAGCTCTTCTACCCCTTCTATCCTCAGCCAGAGCCAGAAAAGCCAACTGATGCTCCAAAGCCTACACAACCTGAAGCCCCTCGGGGCCAAGTGCAGCAGCCCTTCTACCCCTACTACCCTCAGCCAGAGCCTGGAAAGCCAACTGATGCGCCAAAGCCTACACAACCTGAAGTGCCTCAGGGCCAAGTGCAGCAGCTCTTCTACCCCTTCTACCCTCAGCCAGAGCCTGAAAAGCCAACTGATGCTCCAAAGCCTCCACAACCTGAAGTGCCTCGGGGCCAAGTGCAGCAGCTCTTCTACCCCTACTACCCTCCCACTGAAAAGCCAGTTCAAAGTGAACAGCTTCCCCCTGTCAAACCTCCAGAGGGccaaatgcattacatttttaaccaaTATCAAAACTCCCCAGGAACTGCCATTCCACAACCTAGTATTGAAGGCATAG